gctttcacaGAATTGAgaactagatagtgaacgggccagtgggatcgctagtcctcaccactgcactaagagggaaacaccagggagaggacagacaaatacaaaccaACAcaaaacacccaggtggacgaccacagcagtccacaaaggtccaacagggatccggagggtaacgttctgaaacaaccatccgtgaacgcagcaacacagctccagtgggtcaggatagatgtccaggcaggaagctctatctctggcaaccagagaagtgtgagaggggaatataaggaggttgggagtgctggacaaggaacagctgagagaaggagctacggatccctgagtgagcgaAAAGGGTTTTCATTgctaacccagaaagctaccataaggaaaacagccctatcttacatagagcgcgcagccaaccgctgcgacttcctgaccccgggtataacggagtcaggcgtggttcttgacaccctcgtgacactgccATTCTAAAAATTGATGCGCAACATTGGTGCTACAAAATGGCTCgccacaaatgtcgtcgtgtagaccttgcCTTTCTCCAAGTGTGTGATGCAATTTTTGAAGTTGCAGGTTTTCTTCACACATAAGGGGGTTGCCTTTCCACAGGATCGCCAGAGCCACCAATGTATCCCTTACATTTGAGAGAAAtctccctttttgttgtgtattttgAAAATGATGCCTACTCATTGTTGGTTTTTAGTGTAACCAACTTATTCAAAGTAAGTTACCTACCTCCTCAACTATGGGCATTTTGAGAGGATATGCGGCTATTGGCTTACAGCAAATCGTCTGTCCGATGGCAGTTGGAAAAAATTCACCAGCATACCCCTGATTGGGAAGGTGGACACATTGCTCTTGCGGCACATTTAAATATTTATGCAAAACCGAATGCCTAAATTTGCTGTGTGCATGTTCCTTGACTAGCATCTGACCAGTATAATATCCAAATTTGTATAACTTATATCATGATTTATAACGGATTGTCAGTACACCCTGGAACTCTATCAAGGGGTTCTCTTACCCCATTGTTCTTGGTTTACCAGAAATCAAAGTCCGGCCTGACCCTTGAGCTGGACGAGTAAATGTCGTCAGGCACATCCATACTGGTACACTCTGGCAACGTTAAAaatgcatccaccagcatcaggGGAATATTTTCAGCTATTTGGACATTAGAACATGCTGGTAGTGAAATTTACAACCAGTTAAGGTGGCACATTTCTTCAGTACGGATGGCCGAGAAGGCCAGAATCTCTTCTGTTGGCTAAGGCAAAACCTGCAAGATTCTAATCTGGCTCCCAAACAACACCCCTTTGTTTAGTGGTTTAAACGTACGCTACTGAAACACTGTACATATCATATGTGCCCAAATGAGTAAAGTATGCAAAGTGTCATTTGTTTGAAAATCTCAAATAGATGGTTTATTAGACCTTTTGTGATATATGTTGCATGCACATACATATATTAGCCATATTCATTGTCCAAAAATAGTTTGGGATGTGGGATGTTGGATTGGCAActtgaaaaatctttatttatttacatttgtgTGATTTATATCTACAGAACTGTGGACAATCTGGAGGACAGTGATGAATCAGAGGAGGGCGGTGAAGAAACCCCTGCTGTATTTTCCCCGGATTCAAGCCCCCAACATTCCCCAGTGttggaaaccactgaaccacccatGGGAACCAGTGGTGGGGAACCTGAAAGGCCTGAAACAAGACCacagcccaggaggaggaggaggaatgccCCTCAGTCGTCCTCTGAGCTAGCGAATCGGGAAATGATAGATGCCCGAGTCATCCAGTTCCTAGCTCAGAGGAGGACTGATGGGCATGAAGAAACTATGCTTAGGGGGCTTGCGCCAATGTTGAAGCTCGTTCCCCAAGCGAGCCAGCAACAATGCATGGCCTCTCTTTTGTTGGTCCTTAAAATGTTCTCCCTGCCATACCAGGGAGACATTTTAGGGGATATCAATAATTTATTGAAGAAATACATGGTGGCTACGAATCAGCAGCCACCAACTTTTCAGCAGGCACCGCATCCTTTCCATGGACAGCAATCTGGGGGTCCCACTTTCCAGGGCTCCCAAGAGCAGAACCCTACCCTTGCCCAGTCCTTTAATGTGGGCATGTTTGCTGCTGCTCCCCCTCAACCAGCCCAGGTGCGTCCGGCGTCGTCGTACGCCCCTGGCTCGTTTTCCCGAGACTTATTTGAATTGTAAATTTTAGTTTATTTGGTTTGTGTGCTGCTATTGCTTGCATTATTAAGTGACAAAATTACTCTTTTTGAaatcaaaaaaagttttattgtttttcagtTAAAATATTTATCCAACAATCAATTGACTTATGTTTTTTCATTTATACAACACAGTGGAACACTTCAACCAGTTTTAGTCACAACAGATATTACCCAAAAAAAGCCCCAAACACACTTCATCTTGCAAGAGAATTTTTTGAATTAAAAATTGGtaaagaggtattagaaggtttggGGATTCTaagtttaaaatcaaaattccTTGATGTTAGTCATCGCCCCAAagaaaaacgggaaaaaaaatgcaaagattaggaattttaaaaatagaattctccaaacctcagcccgcaagcccacgtcaagggtcctcagtgtcttgcgagtccctacactcaactatacCACAGTAAATATTTGCAAActatctacaaaataaaaaaacactaatgagaccagaagatttcaaaaactgccacgaattgcgtccctctgccatggcaaggacccctcggggcttgaaaagtagtctgcatagagttcccgaactgcaagtcCAGCAGTCCCAGGTCGCCTATGCAGGGTCCGATCCAAA
The genomic region above belongs to Bufo gargarizans isolate SCDJY-AF-19 chromosome 4, ASM1485885v1, whole genome shotgun sequence and contains:
- the LOC122936015 gene encoding uncharacterized protein LOC122936015, producing MLVLTVKNVKVRWNSCRDQFRRELNEKGRSGEGTSRKRPYIYTQQLSFLRPVMELRPTVDNLEDSDESEEGGEETPAVFSPDSSPQHSPVLETTEPPMGTSGGEPERPETRPQPRRRRRNAPQSSSELANREMIDARVIQFLAQRRTDGHEETMLRGLAPMLKLVPQASQQQCMASLLLVLKMFSLPYQGDILGDINNLLKKYMVATNQQPPTFQQAPHPFHGQQSGGPTFQGSQEQNPTLAQSFNVGMFAAAPPQPAQVRPASSYAPGSFSRDLFEL